Proteins from one Pseudomonas sp. KBS0710 genomic window:
- a CDS encoding protein-glutamate O-methyltransferase CheR, translated as MSNDPRFFAFLKDRIGLDVASVGEAIIERAVRQRSQAVQAQTAQDYWQHLQSSQDEQQALIEAVIVPETWFFRYPESFATLARLAKERLAAIKQMRALRILSLPCSTGEEPYSIAMALLDAGLAPHQFKVLGLDVSPLSVERAKRGVYGKNSFRGGDIEFRERHFSEQPDGFHIAERVREQVRLQVGNLLDPALLANEPTYDFVFCRNLLIYFDQPTQKQVFDVLKSLTHVDGVLFIGPAEGSLLGRHGMRSIGVPQSFAFSRHAEPVKPEPVFVPLPIPQRSAAPIPTKPRPFSTVSAQVVPIKAPHSDAGDLLSRIATLANEGKSAEARAACEQYLSNHPPAAQVFYWLGLLSDVAGSALEAQGYYRKALYLEPQHPQALMHLAALLESQGDSAGARRLQARAARSERADSESKR; from the coding sequence ATGAGCAACGACCCACGCTTCTTTGCCTTCTTGAAGGACCGCATTGGCCTGGATGTCGCCTCGGTCGGCGAGGCAATCATCGAGCGTGCGGTGCGTCAGCGCAGCCAGGCCGTGCAGGCGCAGACCGCGCAGGATTACTGGCAGCATTTGCAGAGTTCGCAGGATGAGCAGCAGGCGCTGATCGAAGCGGTGATCGTCCCCGAGACCTGGTTTTTCCGCTATCCCGAGTCCTTTGCGACCTTGGCGCGTTTGGCCAAGGAGCGCCTGGCGGCGATCAAGCAGATGCGCGCCCTGCGCATTCTCAGCCTGCCGTGTTCCACGGGCGAAGAGCCTTATTCGATTGCCATGGCCTTGCTCGATGCGGGGCTGGCGCCGCACCAGTTCAAGGTGCTGGGGCTGGACGTCAGCCCGCTGTCGGTGGAGCGCGCCAAGCGTGGCGTGTACGGCAAGAACTCCTTTCGCGGCGGCGATATCGAGTTTCGCGAGCGTCACTTCAGCGAACAGCCCGATGGTTTCCACATCGCCGAGCGGGTGCGCGAACAAGTGCGCCTGCAAGTCGGTAATTTGCTCGACCCGGCATTGCTGGCCAATGAGCCCACCTACGATTTTGTGTTCTGCCGCAACCTGCTGATCTACTTCGACCAACCCACCCAGAAGCAAGTGTTCGATGTGCTCAAGAGCCTGACCCACGTCGACGGCGTGCTGTTTATCGGCCCCGCCGAAGGCAGCCTGCTGGGGCGCCACGGCATGCGTTCGATTGGCGTGCCGCAATCCTTTGCATTCAGCCGGCATGCCGAACCGGTCAAGCCTGAACCGGTGTTTGTGCCGCTGCCCATCCCCCAACGCAGCGCAGCACCGATTCCGACCAAGCCGCGCCCGTTCAGCACGGTGAGCGCCCAAGTGGTGCCGATCAAGGCACCGCACAGCGATGCGGGCGACTTGCTCAGCCGCATCGCCACGCTGGCCAACGAAGGCAAAAGTGCCGAGGCCCGCGCCGCCTGTGAACAGTATTTGAGTAACCACCCGCCGGCCGCCCAGGTGTTTTACTGGCTGGGGCTGCTCAGCGACGTGGCCGGCAGCGCCCTGGAAGCCCAGGGTTATTACCGCAAAGCCTTGTACCTGGAACCGCAGCACCCGCAGGCCTTGATGCACCTGGCCGCATTGCTCGAATCCCAGGGCGACAGTGCGGGTGCGCGCCGCTTGCAGGCGCGCGCCGCGCGTAGCGAGCGTGCAGACAGTGAGTCCAAACGATGA
- a CDS encoding chemotaxis protein CheW, which produces MSDLAAKRGAVPAAKKALFLVFHIGGERYALKATEVAEVLPRLPLKPIAHAPLWVAGVFAHRGALVPVIDLCALTFGKPAQARTSTRLVLVNYQPQPWLEARWLGLILEQATDTLRCDPAEFQPYGLDNRAAPYLGPVREDASGLMQWIGVADLLTDDVRALLFSSELSL; this is translated from the coding sequence ATGAGCGACCTCGCGGCTAAACGCGGCGCCGTCCCGGCAGCGAAAAAGGCGTTGTTCCTGGTGTTCCACATCGGCGGCGAACGTTATGCCCTCAAGGCCACGGAAGTGGCTGAAGTGTTGCCGCGCCTGCCGCTCAAACCCATCGCTCATGCGCCACTGTGGGTGGCGGGTGTCTTTGCCCACCGCGGTGCACTGGTGCCGGTCATCGACCTGTGTGCGTTGACCTTCGGCAAACCGGCCCAGGCCCGTACCAGCACGCGATTGGTACTGGTCAATTACCAGCCGCAACCTTGGCTCGAGGCGCGCTGGCTGGGGCTGATCCTGGAGCAGGCCACCGACACCCTGCGTTGCGACCCGGCCGAGTTCCAGCCTTATGGCCTGGATAACCGCGCGGCGCCGTACCTGGGGCCGGTGCGTGAAGATGCCTCGGGTTTGATGCAATGGATCGGCGTGGCCGACTTGCTCACCGATGACGTGCGCGCCTTGCTGTTTTCCAGCGAGTTGAGCCTATGA
- a CDS encoding methyl-accepting chemotaxis protein → MKNWTLRQRILASFAVIIAIMLLMVVVSYSRLLKIEVSENSVRDDAVPGVFFSSMIRSAWVDSYLQTQELVGALRNQGISDADKQDYKSFEARLEQHMASYASTINIDQDRTEFDAFEKLHQAYNKNLALVLDAHQAGNAVEAQKLFDEQLTPAWTAGRMKLNDIINENKQVADNATAAIDDAVAAAKVSMFVSLAVAILAAGLCGLLLMRAIMAPMNRIVEILETMRTGDLSKRLNLERKDEFNAVETGFNDMMTELTALVSQAQRSSVQVTTSVTEIAATSKQQQATATETAATTTEIGATSREIAATSKDLVRTMTEVSTAADQASVAAGSGQQGLARMEETMHSVMGAADLVNAKLAILNEKAGNINQVVVTIVKVADQTNLLSLNAAIEAEKAGEYGRGFAVVATEVRRLADQTAVATYDIEQMVREIQSAVSAGVMGMDKFSEEVRRGMFEVQQVGEQLSQIIHQVQALAPRVLMVNEGMQAQATGAEQINHALVQLGDASSQTVESLRQASFAIDELSQVAVGLRSGVSRFKV, encoded by the coding sequence GTGAAGAACTGGACCTTGCGCCAACGGATTTTGGCGAGCTTTGCGGTAATTATCGCGATCATGCTGTTGATGGTCGTGGTCTCGTATTCGCGCCTGCTGAAAATTGAGGTCAGCGAAAATTCCGTCCGGGATGACGCCGTGCCTGGGGTGTTTTTCAGTTCGATGATCCGCAGCGCCTGGGTCGACAGTTACCTGCAAACCCAGGAGTTGGTCGGCGCCCTCCGAAATCAGGGCATCTCAGACGCCGACAAACAGGACTACAAGTCGTTTGAGGCGCGCCTGGAACAACACATGGCCAGTTACGCGAGCACGATCAATATCGATCAGGATCGTACTGAGTTCGACGCCTTTGAAAAACTCCACCAGGCCTATAACAAAAATCTTGCCCTGGTGCTGGACGCCCATCAGGCTGGCAACGCCGTCGAGGCGCAAAAGCTGTTCGACGAACAGCTCACACCCGCCTGGACCGCAGGCCGCATGAAGCTCAATGACATTATCAATGAGAACAAACAGGTCGCCGATAACGCCACCGCCGCCATCGATGATGCAGTGGCCGCCGCCAAAGTCAGCATGTTCGTGTCGTTGGCCGTGGCCATCCTCGCTGCCGGTTTGTGCGGCCTGTTGCTGATGCGGGCGATCATGGCGCCGATGAATCGCATCGTCGAAATCCTCGAAACCATGCGCACGGGTGACCTGAGCAAACGCCTGAACCTTGAGCGCAAGGACGAATTCAACGCTGTCGAAACCGGCTTCAACGACATGATGACTGAGCTGACCGCCCTGGTTTCCCAGGCCCAGCGCTCGTCGGTGCAGGTGACCACCTCGGTCACCGAGATCGCTGCCACCTCCAAGCAACAACAAGCCACGGCCACCGAAACAGCGGCCACCACCACCGAGATCGGCGCGACTTCGCGGGAAATTGCCGCCACGTCCAAAGACCTGGTGCGCACCATGACCGAAGTCTCCACCGCCGCCGATCAGGCGTCGGTCGCTGCCGGCTCGGGCCAGCAAGGCCTGGCGCGCATGGAAGAAACCATGCACTCGGTGATGGGCGCCGCCGACCTGGTGAACGCCAAGCTGGCGATCCTCAATGAGAAGGCCGGCAACATCAACCAAGTGGTGGTGACCATCGTCAAGGTGGCCGACCAGACCAACCTGCTGTCGCTCAACGCCGCCATCGAAGCCGAGAAGGCCGGTGAGTACGGGCGCGGGTTTGCCGTGGTGGCCACCGAAGTGCGGCGCCTGGCCGACCAGACTGCCGTAGCCACCTACGACATCGAGCAGATGGTGCGCGAGATCCAGTCGGCGGTGTCGGCGGGCGTGATGGGCATGGACAAGTTCTCCGAAGAAGTGCGTCGTGGCATGTTCGAAGTACAACAAGTGGGCGAACAGCTGTCGCAGATCATCCATCAGGTACAGGCCCTGGCGCCGCGGGTGCTGATGGTCAACGAAGGCATGCAGGCCCAGGCCACCGGCGCCGAGCAGATCAACCACGCGCTGGTGCAACTGGGCGATGCCAGCAGCCAGACCGTGGAGTCCCTGCGCCAGGCCAGCTTTGCCATTGATGAGCTGAGCCAGGTCGCGGTCGGTCTGCGCAGCGGCGTGTCGCGTTTCAAAGTCTGA
- a CDS encoding tellurite resistance TerB family protein, with translation MNTRGLLDQLLKSGQDMLQNKAGGQRKSDDKSALGGLLGGGGLGSLLGGTSGGALAAGAMGLLLGNKKARKFGGKALTYGGLAALGVIAYKAYGNWQAQQAGAPQGEPQTIDRLPPAQVEQHSQGILKALVAAAKADGHVDERERALIEGEFTKLDNDRELQSWLHAELNKPLDPADVARAASTPEMAAEMYIASVMLVDEENFMEKAYLDELARQLKLEPGLKAELEKQVRQATL, from the coding sequence ATGAATACCCGTGGATTGCTCGATCAGTTGCTCAAATCCGGCCAGGACATGTTGCAAAACAAGGCCGGCGGGCAACGCAAATCGGACGACAAAAGCGCCCTCGGCGGCTTGCTCGGCGGCGGTGGGCTTGGCAGTTTGCTCGGCGGTACGAGCGGCGGCGCCCTGGCGGCGGGTGCGATGGGGCTCTTGCTGGGGAATAAAAAGGCACGCAAGTTCGGCGGCAAGGCGCTTACCTATGGCGGGCTGGCAGCCCTCGGTGTGATTGCCTACAAAGCGTACGGCAATTGGCAGGCGCAACAGGCCGGCGCCCCCCAAGGCGAGCCGCAAACCATCGACCGCCTGCCGCCGGCCCAGGTCGAGCAACACAGCCAGGGCATTCTCAAGGCGCTGGTCGCCGCCGCCAAAGCCGACGGGCATGTAGACGAGCGTGAGCGCGCCCTGATCGAAGGCGAATTCACCAAACTGGATAACGACCGCGAACTGCAAAGCTGGCTGCACGCCGAGCTGAACAAGCCCCTGGACCCCGCCGATGTGGCGCGTGCAGCCAGCACGCCGGAAATGGCCGCCGAGATGTACATCGCCAGCGTGATGCTGGTGGACGAGGAAAACTTCATGGAAAAAGCCTACCTCGACGAGCTGGCGCGCCAACTCAAACTGGAGCCTGGCCTAAAGGCCGAGCTGGAAAAACAGGTACGCCAAGCCACGCTCTGA